From Thiomicrospira sp. XS5, one genomic window encodes:
- the mutM gene encoding bifunctional DNA-formamidopyrimidine glycosylase/DNA-(apurinic or apyrimidinic site) lyase: MPELPEVETTKRGIQPNVEQQTIRDIVIRDGRLRWPVDETLPQKLPGLVISGIQRRAKYLLLKTERGHLIIHLGMSGNLRVLPHDHPPVKHDHIDLILDNGYLLRYHDPRRFGCWLWTEAPPEEHDLLKALGPEPLTDAFNADHLLQKANNRKVAIKTFIMTNAVVVGVGNIYANEALFLSGLHPARPAHSLTRPEAERLVDHIKQVLAAAIEQGGTTLKDFLSPSGQPGYFEQKLHVYGRDKQPCPTCDQPVQKTVLNQRAAYFCEHCQK; this comes from the coding sequence ATGCCAGAATTACCGGAAGTCGAAACCACTAAACGCGGCATTCAGCCGAATGTCGAACAACAAACCATCCGCGACATCGTCATTCGCGATGGCCGCCTGCGCTGGCCGGTGGACGAAACCCTCCCCCAAAAACTGCCAGGCCTGGTGATTTCCGGCATTCAACGCCGCGCCAAATACTTATTGTTAAAAACCGAGCGCGGACACTTAATTATTCACCTGGGCATGTCCGGCAACTTACGCGTCTTACCGCACGACCATCCGCCCGTTAAACATGACCACATCGACCTGATCCTCGACAACGGCTATCTGTTGCGTTATCACGACCCGCGTCGTTTCGGTTGCTGGCTGTGGACGGAAGCCCCGCCCGAAGAACACGATTTACTTAAAGCGCTTGGGCCGGAACCCTTAACCGACGCCTTCAACGCCGACCACCTGTTGCAAAAAGCCAACAACCGCAAGGTCGCCATCAAAACCTTCATCATGACCAACGCCGTAGTCGTCGGTGTCGGCAATATCTACGCCAACGAAGCCCTGTTCCTCAGCGGCCTGCATCCGGCGCGCCCAGCCCACAGCCTGACGCGACCGGAAGCCGAACGCTTGGTCGACCACATCAAACAGGTATTGGCCGCCGCCATCGAACAAGGTGGCACCACCTTGAAAGACTTTCTCAGCCCAAGTGGCCAGCCGGGCTATTTCGAGCAAAAGCTGCATGTCTATGGGCGTGACAAACAACCCTGTCCAACCTGCGACCAACCGGTGCAAAAAACCGTGCTGAATCAGCGCGCCGCTTATTTTTGCGAACACTGTCAAAAGTAA
- a CDS encoding cation-translocating P-type ATPase: MKWFQKTPDEVLQQLDSHREEGLSPEHIAERQQTFGSNSLTQAESIPPFRLFLKQLKNPLLVVLAFGALLSFYTGHTIDAIAITIIILINALITFFQELKAQKSIDALKDMAAPKCMVRRDRKWQEISAAELVPGDLIKLQTGDIIPADGRLIDVTRLEVDEAPLTGESDLIHKKTEALNEADPTLGDQVNMVFMSTSVNHGHGLAVVTATGMKTEVGKIASLMQSTDNRLTPLQNRIAKLSHTLIWAALFIVAVIVGIGLLKGLDPIGMVNTSISLAVAAIPEGLPTVVTIVLTLGAKQMMQNKALAKQLASVETLGSTSVICSDKTGTLTQNKMQTVGVWATGEYYRISGQGYDPTGDYTDVNGHVRTPKHHFHLNRMLEMSALCNDTTLLEEDGHYRIQGVPTEGAILVAAAKAGIDKEALMATHQRVVSHPFDPKRKMMSVIVRDADGNHTLIVKGAPDVILKHSEVIEYADQRRDIVSNPNLIDDVIHEFGTQALRTLAVAYRPLRPDEIEQPLEALETRLIITGIHGIIDPPRPEATQAVKECHSAGIRVVMITGDHAITAKAIARQMDIIDSDDELVMTGAELNQISDEELQRLAPKTSVFARVTPEHKLRIVKALQSNGEVVAMTGDGVNDSPALRKADIGIAMGITGTGVAKESADLILLDDNFATIVHAVQEGRRIYDNIRKFIRQGLTANVSEVSAILFSFLIMIGEPLLTLAPLMILWINLVSDGMPSLALGVDEAEGDVMQRKPRAGNESFFADNLGTRIVIRGLIMGGLTFAMFMYALNLNLSLEYAQTLAFMTLIFGQLVHVFDARTFTTLYHRNPFSNHLLLLAVFGSACVSLLMVYTPFGNLALGTTPLEPQHLLMTLFIAALPTFILSGLKEIFHMKWL, translated from the coding sequence ATGAAGTGGTTTCAAAAAACACCTGACGAGGTTTTACAGCAGCTCGACAGCCACCGAGAGGAAGGGCTGTCCCCCGAGCACATCGCCGAGCGTCAACAAACCTTCGGTTCGAACAGTCTCACTCAAGCCGAAAGCATTCCGCCGTTTCGGTTATTCCTGAAACAGCTGAAAAATCCATTATTGGTGGTGCTGGCCTTCGGTGCGCTTTTGTCGTTCTACACAGGACATACCATCGATGCCATCGCCATCACCATCATCATCCTCATCAATGCCTTGATTACGTTTTTTCAGGAACTCAAAGCGCAAAAATCCATTGATGCTCTCAAGGACATGGCCGCCCCCAAGTGCATGGTTCGCCGCGACCGAAAATGGCAAGAGATTTCCGCCGCTGAATTGGTGCCCGGCGATCTCATCAAGTTACAGACCGGCGACATCATTCCCGCCGACGGCCGTTTAATCGACGTCACCCGCCTGGAAGTCGACGAAGCCCCCCTGACCGGCGAATCGGACTTGATTCATAAAAAAACCGAAGCCCTGAACGAGGCGGATCCGACACTGGGCGATCAGGTCAATATGGTGTTTATGAGCACCTCCGTCAACCACGGTCACGGTTTGGCCGTGGTCACCGCCACCGGCATGAAAACCGAGGTGGGCAAAATCGCCAGCTTGATGCAAAGCACCGACAACCGCCTGACGCCGCTCCAAAACCGCATCGCCAAACTGTCACACACCTTGATCTGGGCCGCCCTGTTCATTGTCGCCGTCATTGTCGGCATCGGCCTGTTGAAAGGACTGGATCCCATCGGCATGGTCAACACCAGCATTTCCTTAGCCGTCGCCGCCATTCCCGAAGGGTTACCGACCGTCGTCACCATCGTGTTGACGCTGGGCGCCAAGCAAATGATGCAGAACAAAGCCCTGGCCAAACAATTGGCTTCGGTGGAAACACTGGGTTCCACGTCGGTGATCTGCTCCGACAAAACCGGCACCTTAACGCAAAACAAAATGCAAACGGTCGGGGTCTGGGCCACGGGCGAATATTATCGCATCAGCGGACAAGGCTACGACCCGACCGGCGACTACACAGACGTCAACGGACACGTTCGAACGCCCAAACACCACTTTCATCTCAATCGCATGCTGGAAATGTCCGCGCTCTGCAACGACACCACCTTACTGGAGGAAGACGGTCATTACCGGATTCAGGGCGTTCCCACCGAAGGCGCGATTTTGGTGGCCGCCGCCAAAGCCGGCATTGACAAAGAGGCCTTGATGGCCACCCATCAACGAGTCGTGTCCCACCCGTTCGATCCCAAACGCAAAATGATGAGTGTCATCGTCCGTGATGCGGACGGCAACCACACACTGATTGTCAAGGGCGCGCCGGACGTCATCCTCAAGCACTCCGAAGTCATCGAATACGCCGACCAACGTCGCGACATCGTCAGTAACCCCAACCTGATTGACGACGTCATCCACGAATTCGGTACTCAGGCGTTGCGTACGCTGGCGGTCGCGTATCGCCCGTTACGTCCCGACGAGATTGAACAGCCGTTGGAAGCGTTGGAAACCCGTCTCATCATCACCGGCATCCACGGCATTATCGACCCGCCGCGCCCCGAAGCCACCCAAGCGGTCAAAGAATGCCATTCCGCCGGCATTCGCGTGGTGATGATCACCGGCGACCATGCCATCACCGCCAAAGCCATCGCCCGTCAAATGGACATCATCGACTCGGACGACGAACTGGTGATGACCGGTGCCGAATTGAATCAAATCAGCGATGAGGAACTGCAACGATTGGCACCGAAAACCTCGGTCTTCGCACGGGTGACACCGGAACACAAACTGCGCATCGTCAAGGCCTTGCAGTCCAACGGCGAAGTCGTCGCCATGACCGGCGACGGCGTCAACGATTCTCCGGCTTTGCGTAAGGCCGACATCGGTATCGCCATGGGCATCACCGGCACCGGCGTCGCCAAAGAATCCGCCGATCTGATATTGCTGGACGACAACTTCGCCACCATCGTCCATGCGGTGCAAGAAGGCCGCCGCATTTACGACAATATCCGCAAATTCATCCGCCAGGGCCTCACCGCCAACGTCAGTGAGGTATCGGCGATACTCTTCTCGTTTCTGATTATGATTGGCGAACCGCTGCTGACATTGGCGCCCCTGATGATTCTCTGGATCAACCTGGTCAGCGACGGGATGCCTTCGCTGGCGCTGGGCGTCGATGAAGCGGAAGGCGACGTGATGCAACGTAAACCGCGGGCCGGCAACGAAAGCTTCTTCGCCGACAACCTCGGCACGCGCATCGTGATACGGGGGTTGATTATGGGCGGCCTGACCTTTGCGATGTTCATGTACGCGCTCAATTTGAACCTGTCACTGGAATACGCTCAAACACTCGCCTTTATGACGTTGATTTTCGGCCAACTGGTGCATGTGTTCGACGCGCGCACCTTCACCACGCTTTATCACCGCAACCCGTTCAGCAATCATTTGCTGCTGTTGGCGGTATTCGGATCGGCCTGTGTGTCATTGTTGATGGTCTACACACCGTTCGGCAACCTGGCGCTCGGCACCACGCCGCTGGAACCGCAGCACTTGTTGATGACACTGTTCATCGCCGCACTGCCGACATTCATCCTGTCCGGCCTGAAAGAGATATTTCACATGAAATGGCTATAA
- a CDS encoding TSUP family transporter, which translates to MDIKTAGSLSLLVSLPTMLVGFYRYSQAEAFHALRRERDLLIWMTVGSIAGAIAGGAMLGWVSAQGLGLLLAVLLFLSAWKVFKH; encoded by the coding sequence ATTGATATAAAAACCGCTGGCAGCCTGTCGTTGTTGGTAAGCCTGCCGACCATGCTGGTGGGGTTTTATCGTTATAGTCAGGCTGAAGCCTTTCATGCACTGCGGCGCGAGCGTGACCTACTTATCTGGATGACGGTCGGCTCCATTGCCGGTGCCATCGCCGGGGGAGCCATGCTTGGCTGGGTATCAGCACAAGGTTTAGGATTGTTATTGGCCGTATTGCTTTTCTTGTCTGCTTGGAAGGTATTCAAGCATTAG
- a CDS encoding TSUP family transporter — MTLGKKIWLATFFGALIGLLGGLIGLGGAEFRMPVLVAVFNLPTLEAIILNKAMSLVVVVTSIFSRGFSVPFDSLLPHWSMVVNLLAGSLVGAWYAAGYVMRLAPKMLNRVVFMLLMALAVVMLWEHLAPLGDAGQPMFHQAWLQTLVGILAGLMIGIVAAVLGVAGGELLIPIIVIL, encoded by the coding sequence ATGACACTGGGCAAAAAAATCTGGTTGGCGACTTTTTTCGGCGCGCTCATCGGTCTGCTGGGGGGACTGATAGGCTTGGGCGGAGCCGAGTTCCGTATGCCAGTGCTGGTCGCGGTGTTCAACTTGCCGACGCTGGAGGCGATTATCCTCAATAAGGCCATGAGCTTGGTTGTGGTGGTGACCTCCATTTTTTCACGCGGGTTCAGTGTTCCGTTTGACAGTTTGCTACCCCATTGGTCAATGGTGGTGAATTTGCTGGCTGGCAGCCTCGTCGGAGCCTGGTACGCCGCTGGCTATGTGATGCGGCTGGCACCGAAAATGTTGAATCGTGTGGTTTTTATGCTGTTGATGGCTTTGGCGGTGGTCATGCTCTGGGAACATTTGGCACCGCTCGGTGACGCCGGGCAACCGATGTTTCACCAGGCCTGGTTACAAACGCTGGTCGGCATTTTGGCCGGGCTGATGATTGGCATCGTGGCGGCTGTTTTGGGCGTGGCCGGTGGTGAGTTGTTGATTCCGATTATTGTTATTTTGTAG
- the modC gene encoding molybdenum ABC transporter ATP-binding protein, translating to MQSTPSQLLMQGNLKLELGDFYLESGPFEIPLQGVTVLFGRSGSGKSTLLRAISGLDKRTEGNLSVGGEIWQAGASVLPTRKRHIGFVFQDAALFPHMTVRQNLMYGVKRLPKGIKPESFEEIVQRVGIADKLDRAVTYLSGGERQRVAIARALLMRPKLLCMDEPLSALDWRAKAEMLTLIEELVTAYQLPVLYITHAPAEVERLADRVLFMQNGRVETVETLQQALARPDSPLFDEQGAVSVLQASPLAMQDGLQPARFGKTETIWLSEAVPGGKETIRVRVLARDVSLALSDPKDLSIINHFPAEVTELIPQGQHRLLVRLRLSDGQQLFSEVTQHSAERLKIQPGLAVFALIKSVAVTE from the coding sequence ATGCAGAGCACACCAAGCCAATTGTTGATGCAAGGGAACCTCAAACTCGAATTGGGGGACTTTTATCTCGAGTCCGGGCCGTTTGAGATTCCATTGCAGGGCGTGACCGTGTTGTTCGGCCGTTCCGGCAGTGGTAAAAGTACGTTATTGCGTGCCATCAGCGGCTTGGATAAGCGCACCGAAGGGAATTTATCAGTGGGTGGTGAGATTTGGCAAGCCGGAGCCAGTGTTTTGCCAACCCGAAAGCGCCACATCGGTTTCGTGTTTCAAGATGCGGCGCTGTTTCCGCATATGACGGTACGCCAAAATCTGATGTACGGTGTCAAGCGCCTGCCGAAAGGCATCAAACCGGAAAGCTTTGAGGAGATTGTGCAGCGGGTTGGCATTGCCGATAAACTCGACCGTGCCGTGACGTATTTGTCCGGGGGCGAGCGTCAGCGGGTGGCGATTGCCCGTGCGTTGTTGATGCGTCCGAAATTGTTGTGCATGGACGAACCCTTGTCGGCATTGGATTGGCGCGCCAAGGCCGAGATGCTGACGCTGATTGAAGAGTTGGTGACCGCTTACCAGCTGCCGGTGCTCTACATCACTCATGCACCGGCGGAAGTCGAGCGCTTGGCCGACCGGGTGCTGTTCATGCAAAACGGTCGTGTTGAAACCGTCGAGACGTTGCAACAGGCGTTGGCGCGTCCGGACTCGCCGTTGTTTGACGAGCAAGGCGCGGTGTCGGTGTTGCAGGCGAGTCCGTTGGCGATGCAGGACGGTTTACAACCGGCGCGCTTTGGGAAAACCGAAACCATTTGGTTGTCCGAAGCCGTACCGGGGGGTAAGGAAACGATTCGGGTGCGGGTGTTGGCGCGGGACGTCAGTTTGGCCCTGTCCGACCCGAAAGACCTGAGCATCATTAATCATTTTCCCGCGGAAGTCACCGAGCTGATTCCGCAAGGTCAGCACCGTTTATTGGTGCGTTTGCGCTTGTCGGACGGCCAGCAACTGTTTTCGGAAGTGACTCAACACTCGGCGGAACGACTGAAGATTCAGCCAGGCCTGGCGGTTTTTGCCCTGATTAAATCGGTCGCGGTGACGGAGTAA
- the modB gene encoding molybdate ABC transporter permease subunit: MLEIFGTEINLQPIWLTLEVATMTTIVLLVLGTPLAWWMAQMRSSNKVFLEALVALPLVLPPTVLGFYLLILFNPNGTVTEVLRWFGFEGQLTFSKTGLVIGSVFYSLPFAIQPLMHAFENIPHRLLDAAATMRASFLDRFWTIVLPLSRRGILVAATLSFAHTVGEFGVVLMVGGNIPGETRMVSIDIFDHVESLEYDQAHILSAMMLIFALTVLMLVYGLNRRFGVKVG, encoded by the coding sequence ATGTTGGAAATCTTCGGTACGGAAATCAATTTGCAACCGATCTGGCTGACGCTGGAGGTAGCGACCATGACGACCATCGTTTTATTGGTCTTGGGGACGCCTTTGGCCTGGTGGATGGCGCAAATGCGCTCGTCCAATAAGGTGTTTTTGGAAGCGCTGGTGGCCTTGCCATTGGTGTTGCCGCCGACGGTATTGGGGTTTTACCTACTGATTTTGTTCAACCCCAACGGTACCGTGACCGAAGTGTTGCGCTGGTTCGGTTTCGAGGGGCAATTGACCTTCAGTAAAACCGGTCTGGTGATTGGGTCGGTGTTTTATTCATTACCCTTTGCCATTCAACCGCTGATGCATGCCTTTGAAAACATTCCACATCGTCTGCTGGACGCGGCCGCGACCATGCGAGCGTCGTTTCTGGACCGTTTCTGGACCATTGTTTTGCCCTTGTCGCGCCGAGGCATCTTGGTGGCGGCGACCTTGTCGTTTGCGCACACCGTCGGCGAGTTTGGTGTGGTGCTGATGGTCGGGGGGAATATTCCGGGTGAAACCCGTATGGTTTCAATTGATATTTTCGATCATGTGGAAAGTTTGGAATACGACCAAGCGCATATCCTGTCGGCGATGATGTTGATTTTCGCGTTGACGGTTCTGATGTTGGTGTACGGCCTGAACCGCCGTTTCGGTGTGAAGGTGGGGTAA
- the modA gene encoding molybdate ABC transporter substrate-binding protein: MKMMIRTLALAVGVLSASMAYAETAKIAVAANFTKTIEEVGKVFEKETGHQVKFSFGPTGKLYAQIKNGAPFDAFFGADERRPKKTIDDGIGVADSYFVYAQGQIVLYSAKFPVKTSPIQVLKAKQYNHLAVANPKTAPYGERAVAFLKKEGLYQDVKAKIVNGESIAHAFQYVATGNAEIGFVAMSQVVDPQSPVYQKGQYWVVPQSDYKPINQGALLTKQGEKNAAAKAFMAFIKTPKAIEIIKRYGYNVS, translated from the coding sequence ATGAAAATGATGATTCGTACCCTGGCCTTAGCTGTGGGTGTTTTGAGCGCCTCGATGGCGTATGCGGAAACCGCTAAAATTGCGGTGGCAGCCAATTTCACCAAAACCATCGAAGAGGTGGGTAAGGTGTTTGAAAAGGAAACCGGCCATCAGGTGAAGTTCTCGTTCGGGCCGACCGGTAAGCTCTATGCTCAAATCAAAAACGGCGCGCCTTTCGATGCCTTCTTCGGTGCCGACGAGCGTCGCCCGAAAAAAACCATTGACGATGGCATCGGTGTGGCCGACAGCTATTTTGTCTATGCGCAGGGTCAAATCGTGCTGTACAGCGCGAAGTTTCCGGTGAAAACCAGCCCCATTCAGGTTTTGAAAGCGAAACAATACAACCATCTGGCGGTCGCTAACCCGAAAACCGCGCCTTACGGTGAACGTGCCGTGGCGTTTTTGAAAAAAGAAGGCCTGTATCAGGACGTGAAAGCGAAAATCGTCAATGGTGAAAGCATCGCTCACGCTTTCCAATACGTCGCCACCGGCAATGCCGAAATCGGGTTTGTTGCCATGTCGCAAGTGGTGGATCCGCAAAGTCCGGTGTACCAAAAAGGTCAATACTGGGTGGTACCGCAGTCGGACTATAAGCCGATTAACCAAGGCGCGCTGCTGACTAAACAAGGTGAAAAGAATGCGGCCGCCAAAGCCTTTATGGCGTTTATCAAGACACCGAAAGCCATCGAGATTATCAAACGTTATGGCTATAACGTCAGCTAA
- a CDS encoding TOBE domain-containing protein yields MNASNLPEQLVQSFLMGSKQSRSGQRRLELLNKIESLGSLSAAAKACGMSYKGAWQAIEAMNQLAEEPLVHTQKGGAGGGGMVLTQAGEALLAAYRLFNEQMQHWMRELEAMSPNMLSQLELMRKISMKTSARNLFHGTVTEIEKGAVNCEVTLSVGQGNEVIAQITLDSLERLGLEVGSDAYALIKASWVILTEDLNGTVKTSARNQFCGVVTKLDEGAVNSDVSIQLEGEQMISAIVTNQSVENLGLAVGARCCALVKASHVLLAVSD; encoded by the coding sequence TTGAACGCATCCAATCTCCCCGAACAGCTCGTGCAATCTTTCTTGATGGGCAGCAAGCAGTCTCGCTCCGGGCAGCGCCGTTTGGAACTGCTGAACAAGATCGAATCACTGGGTTCCCTATCGGCGGCGGCGAAAGCTTGTGGGATGAGTTACAAAGGCGCCTGGCAAGCCATTGAGGCCATGAATCAGCTGGCGGAAGAGCCGTTGGTGCACACCCAGAAAGGCGGCGCTGGCGGCGGCGGCATGGTGTTGACCCAAGCCGGTGAAGCCTTGTTGGCGGCCTATCGCTTATTCAATGAACAAATGCAACATTGGATGCGGGAGCTGGAGGCGATGTCGCCGAACATGCTCAGTCAATTGGAATTAATGAGGAAAATTTCCATGAAAACAAGTGCACGAAATCTGTTCCACGGAACCGTTACCGAAATTGAAAAGGGGGCGGTGAATTGTGAGGTGACCCTATCGGTGGGGCAAGGTAACGAAGTGATCGCGCAGATTACGTTGGACAGTTTGGAACGTCTGGGGCTGGAAGTCGGTTCCGATGCGTATGCCCTGATTAAAGCCAGTTGGGTGATTCTGACCGAAGACTTGAACGGCACGGTGAAAACCAGCGCGCGAAATCAGTTCTGCGGTGTGGTCACTAAATTGGATGAAGGCGCCGTCAACAGTGACGTGTCCATCCAGCTGGAAGGGGAACAAATGATTTCTGCCATCGTGACAAACCAGAGTGTCGAGAATTTGGGGCTGGCCGTGGGGGCAAGATGTTGCGCCCTGGTCAAAGCCAGTCATGTATTGTTGGCGGTTTCCGACTGA
- a CDS encoding HPP family protein, protein MDILTPKTQSHAHLKTIRIGALIRRYLGIREAGSSHSEKLISGLGGFLAIMVILLISHRFLALPDALAVVASMGASAVLLFAVPHGPLSQPWPLIGGNVISAFIGVSCALLIDPPILAASVAVGASITAMYYLKCIHPPGGATALTAVIGGESIHALGYEFLLTPVLLNGLSILAMAVLFNAFFHWRRYPAYWHQQQAEPQPVAQDGFSHSDFLKALKEIDSFVDINEYDLRRILALVGTPNTHLSSSDIELGRVYSNGLIGRDWSMRQIIDESGSDDPDKDFVIFKQIAGQERKTTDCVTRQEFADWAKYEMVKENGLWHRKTGPETHHD, encoded by the coding sequence ATGGACATCCTTACCCCCAAAACACAATCACACGCCCACCTAAAAACGATCCGCATCGGCGCGCTTATTCGCCGTTATCTCGGTATCCGAGAAGCCGGCAGCAGCCACTCCGAAAAGCTGATTTCAGGCCTGGGCGGTTTTCTGGCGATTATGGTCATCCTGCTGATCAGCCATCGCTTTTTGGCGCTACCGGATGCGTTGGCCGTGGTCGCTTCCATGGGCGCCTCGGCCGTTTTGTTGTTTGCTGTGCCGCATGGCCCGTTATCTCAACCCTGGCCGTTAATCGGCGGGAATGTCATTTCGGCTTTTATTGGCGTGAGCTGTGCCCTCTTGATTGACCCGCCCATTCTCGCCGCCAGCGTCGCCGTCGGCGCGTCCATCACGGCCATGTATTATTTAAAATGCATTCATCCGCCAGGCGGCGCCACCGCCTTGACCGCCGTGATCGGCGGCGAGAGTATTCATGCGCTGGGCTATGAATTCTTGTTAACGCCGGTGCTGCTGAATGGGCTCTCGATTTTAGCGATGGCCGTGTTGTTCAATGCGTTCTTTCATTGGCGTCGTTATCCGGCTTATTGGCACCAACAACAGGCCGAACCTCAGCCCGTGGCGCAGGACGGCTTTTCCCACAGCGATTTTTTAAAGGCTCTAAAGGAAATCGATTCGTTCGTGGACATCAATGAATACGATTTACGGCGCATCCTAGCGTTAGTCGGAACCCCGAACACCCACCTTTCGTCGTCGGACATCGAGCTTGGCCGAGTCTACAGCAACGGCTTGATTGGGCGGGATTGGTCGATGCGCCAAATCATTGATGAATCTGGAAGTGATGACCCGGACAAGGACTTTGTGATCTTCAAACAAATTGCCGGACAGGAACGCAAAACCACCGACTGCGTGACGCGCCAGGAATTTGCGGATTGGGCGAAATACGAAATGGTCAAGGAAAATGGTCTTTGGCACCGAAAAACCGGGCCGGAAACCCATCACGATTAA
- the coaD gene encoding pantetheine-phosphate adenylyltransferase — protein MSITAVYPGTFDPITCGHFDLIERAARFYDRLVIAVADNRNKTSLFSLEKRVALAKEVTSGLDNVEVIGFSGLLVDFVREIDGNVLLRGLRAVSDFEYEFQLASMNRKLAPEVETMFMTPAEQYAFISSSLVREISALGGDVSEFVHPVVAQALDEAGQ, from the coding sequence ATGTCGATCACAGCGGTTTATCCAGGCACTTTCGATCCGATTACCTGCGGACACTTCGATTTAATCGAGCGGGCGGCGCGTTTTTACGACCGGTTGGTGATTGCCGTGGCAGATAATCGTAATAAAACGTCATTGTTCTCGCTGGAAAAACGCGTGGCCTTGGCCAAAGAAGTGACGTCGGGCCTGGATAATGTCGAAGTCATTGGCTTCAGCGGTTTGTTGGTGGACTTTGTACGTGAAATTGACGGCAATGTCTTGTTGCGGGGCTTGCGAGCCGTGTCCGACTTTGAGTACGAGTTTCAGCTGGCGTCGATGAACCGTAAATTGGCCCCGGAAGTGGAAACCATGTTTATGACACCGGCGGAACAGTACGCGTTTATTTCGTCCAGCTTGGTTCGGGAAATTTCCGCCTTGGGAGGCGATGTGTCGGAGTTTGTGCATCCGGTGGTGGCCCAAGCGCTCGACGAAGCCGGGCAATGA